Genomic segment of Synechococcus sp. A18-25c:
CGATGGCCTCGAGAACCTTGTAACAAATAACGCCGCGCTCGAAGCGGTCGATGAGAGCTCAGCTCCAGCTCCACTCAAGTTTCTGCGCAAACTTCCCCATTGGATTGCCAATGGCGCACAGATGGCATCGCTATTTGTGATGTCACCAGTGCGCAGTGAGAACTATCAGCCCAGCGTGCGCTGATGCAAACCATCAATCGGAATTCCATGGCCTTGTTCACTGATCTGAACCCAGGCCACAACGCCTGGCGCAATCGTCTCGAAACGTTGCTTAATTTTGGTGTCCGCTCAGGGGCTGACCTCGTCGAGATTTTTCTTGAACGAACTGATCATCTCGGTGTTCTGGCAGAACAGGACAAAATCACGAGTGTTAGTCCCGCTTTCGGGATGGGTGCAGGAATTCGTGTGTTTCGTGGAGGCCAGGACGGCTTCGTCAGCACCAACGACCTCAGCGATCAAGGTCTTCACCAGGCATTGGAGCAGGCTTTAGCCATGCTTCAGCTGAACACCACGTCGCTTGTTGCTGAACGAGGGTTCGATGGCCTTGGCCAACTTCGTGATTACGGCCAGAGCAAAGAAGATTGGCTCAGTCAAACTCCTGAACTCGACACCATTACCCAGCGCCTGCTCGAAGGAACCCAAAGTTTGCAGCAACGCGGTCAACATTTAGAGGTTCGGCGCGGGAACTTCTCACGTGATTGGCAGGAGGTTTTGGTGGCTGCAAGCGATGGAACGTTTGCCAGAGATATTCGTCTCCATCAATCGTCCGGCCTCAGTGTTCTCGCTGCTGACGGAGACCATCGTTCGAGCATCTCCCGTCGTTACGGCACTTCTGATCGTCCCCATGATTTGCGCCATTGGGACATCAACGCTTCCGCCGATGAAGTCTGTGAAAGCGCAGCCACCATGCTCCGGGCCGATTACGTCGATGGAGGCCAGATGCCGGTTGTCCTCGCGAACCGCTTTGGCGGTGTGATTTTTCATGAGGCCTGTGGACACCTCCTGGAAACCACTCAGGTGGAGCGTGGATCAACACCCTTTGCTGAAAGCATCGGTGAGTGCATCGCTCATCCTGCAGTGACAGCGATCGACGAAGGCCTGAGCGAAGGAGCCTTCGGATCCCTCTCCATGGATGACGAGGGCATGGAACCTCAGCGCACTGTTCTCATTGAAAACGGTGTGTTGAAACGATTTATCAGTGATCGCGCGGGTGAAATGCGAACAGGCCATGCGCGCACTGGCAGCGGTCGGCGCCAAAACCACGGTTTCGCTGCTGCCAGCAGAATGCGGAACACCTACATCGCGGCAGGTCCCCACAGTGTTGATGATCTGATCAGTTCAGTGGAAACGGGCCTGTATTGCAAATCCATGGGTGCCGGTAGCGTCGGCGCAACTGGCCAATTCAATTTTTCTGTTGAAGAGGGTTATTTGATTAACGACGGAAAACTTGGACAACCGGTTAAAGGTGCAACCTTGATCGGTGATGCCAAAGAAGTGATGCCGAAGATCTCGATGTGTGCTGATGATCTTGATCTCGCTGCCGGTTACTGCGGATCTGTCAGTGGCAGCGTCTTCGTGACCGTCGGTCAACCACATGTGAAAGTTGATTCCATCACTGTGGGAGGCCGTTGATCATGTCCAACGCTCCGCTCAACGTTCAAGCTCTACAGGATCAGCTCACCGCATTAGCGCAACGCGAAGGGATCTCTCAGTGGGATCTCGGTGCCAGCCGCAGCAACAGCGCTTCAGTCCAGGTCGACCGCGGGGAACCGAAGCAGCTCAAGGCATCACAACGGAGCTCCATCACGGTTCGTGTGTGGAATCAGCAAGGACTGGTTGGAATCACCAGCACGTCCGATTTATCGGAGTCAGGACTCGAGAAAGCACTGATGGGAGCGCATGAAGCCAGTGCTTTCGGGAATCCCGATGATGTTCCAGGGTTCTCCCCTCTGGCCAAGGAGGCAACGCCCGAGCTGGATCGGCCCATGAAGGAGTCTCAAGGCATTCAGATCTTGCTCGAACAACTGCTTGATGCAGAAAAAGATTTGCTTGGACGCCATCCGGCCATCAACACGCTTCCCTACAACGCACTCAATGAGGGAAGCAGTGAGCGGATCTATCTCAACAGCGAAGGAGCAGTCCGACAAGCACAACGCACTCAAGCCACTGTTTATTTGATGGCTCGTGCCGAAGAAAGTGGTCGGAAACCGAGGAGCGGTGGTGCTGTTCGGGTTGCATTGGGAAGCCGTGAGCTCGATCTGAGTGGTTGCATTGATGAAGCTGCAGAGCGCACAATCAGCCATCTGAATTACCAACCAATCGACACAGGTCGTTATCTCGTTTGTTTCACTCCAGAGGCGTTTCTCGATCTGGTCGGTTCGTTCAGCAGCATGTTCAATGCTCGAGCCGTTCTGGATGGTGTCAGTCTCAGCAAAGCAGACTCCATCGGTGATCAACTCGCCGTTCCGTTCTTCAATCTCACAGACAACGGATTGCATCCAGCACACATCGGGGCGATGCCGTTCGACGGAGAAGGAACACCCACGCAATCCTTGCCGTTGATCGGAAATGGTGAGCTGAAAAACTT
This window contains:
- a CDS encoding TldD/PmbA family protein, which produces MALFTDLNPGHNAWRNRLETLLNFGVRSGADLVEIFLERTDHLGVLAEQDKITSVSPAFGMGAGIRVFRGGQDGFVSTNDLSDQGLHQALEQALAMLQLNTTSLVAERGFDGLGQLRDYGQSKEDWLSQTPELDTITQRLLEGTQSLQQRGQHLEVRRGNFSRDWQEVLVAASDGTFARDIRLHQSSGLSVLAADGDHRSSISRRYGTSDRPHDLRHWDINASADEVCESAATMLRADYVDGGQMPVVLANRFGGVIFHEACGHLLETTQVERGSTPFAESIGECIAHPAVTAIDEGLSEGAFGSLSMDDEGMEPQRTVLIENGVLKRFISDRAGEMRTGHARTGSGRRQNHGFAAASRMRNTYIAAGPHSVDDLISSVETGLYCKSMGAGSVGATGQFNFSVEEGYLINDGKLGQPVKGATLIGDAKEVMPKISMCADDLDLAAGYCGSVSGSVFVTVGQPHVKVDSITVGGR
- a CDS encoding TldD/PmbA family protein, giving the protein MSNAPLNVQALQDQLTALAQREGISQWDLGASRSNSASVQVDRGEPKQLKASQRSSITVRVWNQQGLVGITSTSDLSESGLEKALMGAHEASAFGNPDDVPGFSPLAKEATPELDRPMKESQGIQILLEQLLDAEKDLLGRHPAINTLPYNALNEGSSERIYLNSEGAVRQAQRTQATVYLMARAEESGRKPRSGGAVRVALGSRELDLSGCIDEAAERTISHLNYQPIDTGRYLVCFTPEAFLDLVGSFSSMFNARAVLDGVSLSKADSIGDQLAVPFFNLTDNGLHPAHIGAMPFDGEGTPTQSLPLIGNGELKNFLHSEATARRFGVNPTGHAGMGAKVSVGPDWFEIARTPGSTTDAEHLDHTTTSDAFVLVESLNALHAGVKASQGAFSLPFDGWLVNNGDRTSIEAATIAGDIRNVLKSIVQIEHTPVVTHEGVCPHIWVDGLAITGDA